The stretch of DNA GTATTCGTGTTAACATACGATGGCAAAAGCACCCTTGCGGCAAACTTCAAGGAAAAAAGCAATGACCAGAACCTTGCTCGCTTTTTTCGTACGTCTTGGATAGACGATTCCGAGCCCTTGTTCAACATTGCTGGCAATACCCTTGACGCCATCTACGAATCCATCATCCGCAGCGCTGATGCTGAGAATGTTTTTGCAGTGCAGTCTTCTGAAAACGTCATTGCGAGCCCCGAAGGGGCGTGGCAATCTGGCCAATCACTCAAAGACCAAATCGCCCAAGTCAAACAAGATGAAAAAGTCAAGGCTCAAATCGAAAAACTTGAAAAGAAACTCGCCAACGAAAAACAGTTTAACCGCCAGCTGGAAATAAGAGCGGAAATAAAGAAATTGTTGCGCTGAAAGTGACTTGATGGTCTGTGTTGGAAAAGAAGTGGTTATGTGCTCAAATGCACAGACCGGTAGTGGTGGT from Fibrobacter sp. encodes:
- a CDS encoding DUF4391 domain-containing protein encodes the protein MINLPSTTQFGKVVPKEKFYTKLSVSSAIKGMFVRYVEKIIWQNKLTADTMGVEKGENVVEIDVLEIVLKQRECPRELLDFIDKNLHHHNVFVLTYDGKSTLAANFKEKSNDQNLARFFRTSWIDDSEPLFNIAGNTLDAIYESIIRSADAENVFAVQSSENVIASPEGAWQSGQSLKDQIAQVKQDEKVKAQIEKLEKKLANEKQFNRQLEIRAEIKKLLR